In a single window of the Acyrthosiphon pisum isolate AL4f chromosome X, pea_aphid_22Mar2018_4r6ur, whole genome shotgun sequence genome:
- the LOC100162268 gene encoding ring canal kelch homolog — protein MFDYNTQEWRMISGLPFIRCDFGAGVLNNLLYVVGGYSKSSPHLNTVECYHPSLDRWKPVAKMSVCRSGVGVGVLDGVLYAVGGHDGFNHLSSVEAYRPSTGVWTSITDMHLPRRYAGISCCLIILNYCNKMFVNVSINLS, from the exons ATGTTTGACTATAATACTCAAGAATGGCGTATGATATCTGGTTTGCCTTTTATAAGATGTGATTTTGGGGCTGGAGTCctaaataatcttttatatgtg gtaggagGATATAGTAAATCCTCACCGCATTTAAACACTGTTGAATGTTATCATCCCAGCCTTGATAGATGGAAACCAGTTGCTAAAATGTCTGTTTGTCGCAGTGGTGTCGGAGTAGGAGTTTTAGACGGTGTACTGTATGCTGTAGGTGGTCATGATGGATTTAACCACCTTAGTAGTGTTGAAGCATACAGGCCAAGTACAGGAGTTTGGACTTCTATAACAGATATGCATTTGCCTCGAAGATATGCTGGTATATCTTGttgtttaataattctaaattattgtaacaaaatgtttgtcaatgtatcaattaatttaagttaa